The genomic segment CTCGGTCTTATCCATTGATTTTTATTTCTTGCTTTCCTGATAAAATAATCCAGCATCCTTTCTGTAATCTCAAAATCAGCTATAACCCCATCTTTTAAAGGCTTTATAGCTAAAATATTTGCAGGGGTTTTCCCCACCATCTCCTTTGCTTCATTTCCGACTGCCTCGATTTTTCCGTTATTTTTATTAATCGCTACAATCGATGGTTCATTGACGACGATGCCTTTTCCTTTTAAATATATGAGAGTATTGGCGGTTCCAAGATCAACAGCTAAATCACATGTTAATTTACTTATTAACCACTCAATGATTCCCATTCATTTTCTCTTATAATAAAAATATAACTTTTTATTTCTAATCATAAAAGATACAAAATGAATATACATAAAAAAAAATTAATTTTCAAATTTTTTAGAAATTAAACAGGAAGAGAGGAAGAAAATTGATTTATTTTAAACAAGAGGTCAATTATCTCCTGAGCGAAGGAGATGGCTAACCCTTACTAAGAAATTATTATGTTTAAAAGGTCTTCTTCGATAGTTTTTTCTGGAGTTTCAATTATTCTACCTTTTTCTTTTCCATCGATGTAAACAATGAAAGTTGGAACTTTTAAGATGTTTTTATCTTTTATTAAATACTCTGGTTCTGTTTTTCCTCTTGATATTCCAAAATATTTAACTTTAATCTTTTTATTGCTAACAAGATCAATTACTTTTATAAAGGAACATACATGTGTTTCACTATCAGGGCACCATGTGCCTAAAATGACCTCAATAAGTATTTCTTTTTTTACATCCTTAAGTTGATTTACTATCTCTTGTTTTGGAACATATATCTCTGAAATTTCTTTCCAGAGTGGAAATAGATCAAAAATTTCTTCTTTTGAAGTTTCTCCGATTATATCTTCCTGCGGAATTAAAAGGGAGAATAATATTAAAAAAATACCTATTTTAAAAAGGCAATATCTCATTCCTGAAAAATTTCAGGAACAATTCCAAGTACTTCTATTCCAGCACCTTTTGCTATGTCTATTATCTTTATCACTTCTTTGTATGGAAGCCTTGAATCAGCTCTTATAAATATGGTTTTATCAGCTCTTGTGGCATATAACTCTTTCAAATACTGAGCTAAAGCTGCTCTTTGAATAGGTCTCTGGTTTACATCAATATTCAGATCCTTTTTTAAGGTAAGAACAATCGTTGATGCTGGAACTGCTGTATCAGAACCTCCTGTTTCTGGAAGTTTAACATCGATTCCTTTCTGGACAAGAGGAGTTATAACCATAAAAATAATCAGAAGTACTAAGAGAATATCACAGAGAGGAACAACATTGGGTTCAGATTTAACTTTACTTGTAGAACCTACCTCCATTGCCATAAATAATTCCTCCTTTCAAATTGTCATTTTTTCAAAGTCTATCTATTTTGTCAATTATTTTTTCTAATCTTTTCCAGATGAGAAATTGCCTCTGATGCAGACTGAAACCTATCTTCTTTCCTTTTCTCCAAACATTTAAGAATGAAAAAATCAATTTCCTCCGGTACATCACTCCTTATCGAACTCGGTTTATCAGGCGGGTCAAAAATGTGTTTGTATAAAACATTATCTCCTGAAAACAATGGTTTTCCTGTGATCAGATGAAATAAAGTGGCACCTGATGAATAAATGTCCACTCTCCTATCAATTCCCTCTCCTCTTATCTGTTCTGGAGCCATGTAAAGAGGAGTTCCTGTTATCATCCCTGTCTCGCCTTTTTTATATTCTGATAGAATTATTGCAAGACCAAAATCCATTACTTTGACCTGATTTTCTTTGGAAACCATAATATTCTGAGGTTTTATATCTCTATGGATTACATTTTTATTGTGAGCATAATTAAGGGCATGGAATAAATTCAAAGATACGAAGAAAAACTCATCGAATGAGATGAAATTTTTTTCTTTCAATAATTCCTGCATGGTTTTCCCTTCAATATATTCCATCGAGATAAAGTAATTTTCTTTAAACTTTCCTACATCGAATATTGTGACAATGTTTGGATGATTCAAAGCCGCCGCAGCTCTTGCCTCCAAATAAAATCTCTCGATTGATCTTGAATCCTCAAGATTTTCTCTCTTGAGAATCTTGAGAGCTACAACTCTTTTCAACAGTAAATCCTCAGCCTTATATACTGTTCCCATCCCACCTTTTCCTATCCTTTGGATTATTCTATATCTTTCCTCTGTCTCTGGAGTCTCTATCAGTTCTTTAACTTCTATTGTTAAATTCATAAGATTTTCTAATCTCTCCCTTACATCTTTAAAATTATAATCTTTATTAAGAATTTTCCGGTATAGCTCAATTGCAGTGTTATACTCTGACAATTTTTCACTGCAGATACCAAAGTGGTAAAAACTCTCTAAATTTTTTTCTGAAATTTCACTATTCTCTAAAATTTGTGTAAACCTTTCAAATGCTAATTTATATTCTTCTCTTTTAAAGAATATCTCAGCAATTAATCTCTGAGCTTCATCATAATTTTCATCGGTTGATTTAACCCGCTGAAAAAATTCAAGAGCTTTTTCTTCATCTCCTGTATTTAACGTTAACTTTCCTGCCTCGAAATAATTTCCAGCTTTTCCATACATCTCTTCAGCCTTTGCAAAATCTCTTAGCTCAGCATAAATTTTACCAGCGCTCTCAAATTCCTCGGCAAGTTCAAACATCTTGGCTGCCTTATGTTTTTCCCCGGCCTTAAAAAAATTCTCAGCTGCTTTTACATAATTTCCCAACAACTTATACAATTCTCCTGATTTATGAAAATCGTTTGTAACTTCATAATCTTCAGCAGCCCTTACAAGATCTCCAGCCTCTTCAAAATGTTTAGCTGATTCTGAATAATTACCTTCCTCATAAAAATGCCTTGCTCTCATTAAATGGGACCTTTTTAATTCATCGGCTTTTTCATAACACTCAGCAGCTTTCAAAAACTTCTCTTTCTTTTCCCATAGTTCAGCTGCTTCCTTCCACATGTTTTTCCTTTCCAAAAGCTCTGCAAGCTCCTCATTTAATCTCTCTTTTTCTAAAAGAGAAATCGCTTTCTTTACATTTCCAAGTTTTTCCCACGTTTTCGCTGCTTTTATCAGATGGACTTTCTCTGATTCATCCAAAATCTCTCCTAATTTTTGATTTTTTATATGATAAAAATTTCTCTCATAATTCTCAGCGGCTTTTTCAAGCATCTGAGCTTTTTCATAATAAATTGCAGCATCTTCATAATTTTTAAGACTCTCAAATATCTCTGCCACCTTTCTGAAATTCTTAATTTTAAGGAGCAAATCTAATGCCTCTTTATAAAACCTTCCTCTAATGTAAATCTCAGCTGATTCTTCAAAATCAAGGGAAGTTTTTTCAGGTTTCAAAAGAACCATTGAAGCTGCCTTTGAATAATTCTCTGCCTTTAAATACATCTTTTTTGCTTCATAGTATTTTCCGAGTTTTTCATGCATCTTGGCACATGCATTAAAATTTTTTGCCTTTAAATAACATTCTGAGGCTTTCTCGTATCTTCCGATTTCCTCATATATCATCCCTGCTCCATAGAAATTTCCCAATTTTTCTAATCTTTTAGCTTCAGTTATTTTAGATGATGTATCAGTAGAAAAAATTCTAAAAAATATTCTCAAGAAAAGGGAAATAAATCTGATTAAAATTATAAGGAGAATGGCATAAATTGCATATTTTATGTAAATATTTTGTGAAATAAAATTAAATAACTTAGAAATATACTCCATTTTTGATTTTCATTTATGATCTCTAAGAAATTATCACTCTCTATCTTCTTCGTTTGGCTTCTTTAAAAATGCAAAAAACAGTGCCTGACCCCATTTTTTGCCATTTTTTTGCATCTTCGGTTTAATTATCATCATTCTTTTTTTCTTTTTTCCACCAATCAGGTGGATAGCACCACCAGAAATGTCTCCTTCTAAACAAAATCGAAAGACCGAGAGCGATTAAAATAAGAGGCCATATTATCTTCCATGCACTTCCTGAAATATAACCTAAATTTTGTAACAAAAATACAGCTCCAATAATTACTAAAAATATACCGGCCAGCATTTTCTCTCCTTCCTCGATAATTTTAATGCAAAATTCGGAAATATACAAAAAAATACTAAATTCATAAAAAAAATTTTTCACTCTAATACAAACGAATTAAATAAATTGACATG from the Acidobacteriota bacterium genome contains:
- a CDS encoding thioredoxin family protein, which codes for MRYCLFKIGIFLILFSLLIPQEDIIGETSKEEIFDLFPLWKEISEIYVPKQEIVNQLKDVKKEILIEVILGTWCPDSETHVCSFIKVIDLVSNKKIKVKYFGISRGKTEPEYLIKDKNILKVPTFIVYIDGKEKGRIIETPEKTIEEDLLNIIIS
- a CDS encoding biopolymer transporter ExbD, with translation MAMEVGSTSKVKSEPNVVPLCDILLVLLIIFMVITPLVQKGIDVKLPETGGSDTAVPASTIVLTLKKDLNIDVNQRPIQRAALAQYLKELYATRADKTIFIRADSRLPYKEVIKIIDIAKGAGIEVLGIVPEIFQE
- a CDS encoding protein kinase — translated: MEYISKLFNFISQNIYIKYAIYAILLIILIRFISLFLRIFFRIFSTDTSSKITEAKRLEKLGNFYGAGMIYEEIGRYEKASECYLKAKNFNACAKMHEKLGKYYEAKKMYLKAENYSKAASMVLLKPEKTSLDFEESAEIYIRGRFYKEALDLLLKIKNFRKVAEIFESLKNYEDAAIYYEKAQMLEKAAENYERNFYHIKNQKLGEILDESEKVHLIKAAKTWEKLGNVKKAISLLEKERLNEELAELLERKNMWKEAAELWEKKEKFLKAAECYEKADELKRSHLMRARHFYEEGNYSESAKHFEEAGDLVRAAEDYEVTNDFHKSGELYKLLGNYVKAAENFFKAGEKHKAAKMFELAEEFESAGKIYAELRDFAKAEEMYGKAGNYFEAGKLTLNTGDEEKALEFFQRVKSTDENYDEAQRLIAEIFFKREEYKLAFERFTQILENSEISEKNLESFYHFGICSEKLSEYNTAIELYRKILNKDYNFKDVRERLENLMNLTIEVKELIETPETEERYRIIQRIGKGGMGTVYKAEDLLLKRVVALKILKRENLEDSRSIERFYLEARAAAALNHPNIVTIFDVGKFKENYFISMEYIEGKTMQELLKEKNFISFDEFFFVSLNLFHALNYAHNKNVIHRDIKPQNIMVSKENQVKVMDFGLAIILSEYKKGETGMITGTPLYMAPEQIRGEGIDRRVDIYSSGATLFHLITGKPLFSGDNVLYKHIFDPPDKPSSIRSDVPEEIDFFILKCLEKRKEDRFQSASEAISHLEKIRKNN
- a CDS encoding DUF5668 domain-containing protein; the protein is MLAGIFLVIIGAVFLLQNLGYISGSAWKIIWPLILIALGLSILFRRRHFWWCYPPDWWKKEKKNDDN